In Penaeus chinensis breed Huanghai No. 1 chromosome 26, ASM1920278v2, whole genome shotgun sequence, a single genomic region encodes these proteins:
- the LOC125039020 gene encoding histone H3.v1-like: GEEEEEEEEEEEEEGEEEEEEEENEEEEEEKEKEEVEEEEEEEEEEEEEEEDEENTRVLSSRGTATEQGT, encoded by the exons ggagaagaagaagaggaggaggaggaggaggaggaagaagaaggagaagaagaggaggaagaggag gagaatgaggaggag gaagaggagaaggagaaagaagaggtggaggaggaagaagaagaagaggaggaggaggaggaggaggaggaggacgaggaa AACACTCGTGTCCTGTCTTCCAGAGGAACAGCCACAGAGCAAGGCACCTGA
- the LOC125039223 gene encoding uncharacterized protein LOC125039223 — translation MEKHGQLMQSKPFPNLTGLVCISLALVVFFHYSAHTLPDLLPWLAYSCEQECLETYFSYRSLSQKDPDFVAAVRDAYILPPPSRPDTSPFDVRRPVWRELLEWDKVQEMLMALWKSEPPGTFVEIGAVDGEFMSQTLMLEKALGWSGLLVEPDPRSFAILQDRRRNASLAPLCVYEKLSDLHLFWAMDLIKGLPQEYQALMMARSKLSSETIVGDERQGRSTLVRCVPLSTLLLAARLQTADFLSVATGLPEDHKLFRDVLREPAVFDIKTILVQYTRAVLKETPYPSLHGYVYDMERSFLMTRLYWRRSHCRLLEKVTTCKRFKHYDLAEACFKYRCLGFATVWSYS, via the exons ATGGAAAAACATGGACAGCTGATGCAGTCGAAACCATTTCCTAACTTGACCGGGCTGGTGTGTATCTCCCTGGCACTCGTCGTGTTCTTCCACTACAGTGCCCACACTCTGCCTGATCTTCTGCCATGGTTGGCATATTCCTGTGAACAAG AGTGCTTGGAAACCTACTTCTCGTATCGGAGTCTCTCCCAGAAGGACCCAGATTTCGTGGCGGCTGTGAGGGACGCctatatcctccctcctccctctcgccctgacACGTCCCCCTTCGATGTTCGCCGGCCTGTGTGGAGGGAGCTGCTGGAGTGGGATAAAGTGCAAGAAATGTTGATGGCGTTGTGGAAGAGTGAG CCTCCCGGAACCTTCGTGGAAATCGGTGCCGTCGACGGAGAGTTTATGAGCCAGACACTGATGCTGGAGAAGGCCCTCGGCTGGTCGGGACTCCTCGTGGAACCGGATCCTCGTTCGTTCGCCATTCTGCAAGATCGGCGTCGCAATGCCTCTCTCGCTCCGTTATGTGTCTACGAAAAGCTTTCCGATCTG CACCTGTTCTGGGCGATGGATTTGATAAAAGGTTTGCCTCAAGAATATCAAGCGCTCATGATGGCCAGAAGCAAATTGTCTTCAGAAACCATCGTCGGG GATGAGCGTCAGGGAAGGTCGACGCTGGTGCGCTGCGTGCCCCTGTCGACCCTCCTCCTCGCGGCTCGCCTCCAGACAGCAGACTTCTTGAGCGTGGCTACGGGGCTGCCCGAAGACCATAAGCTCTTTCGTGACGTGTTGAGGGAGCCAGCAGTCTTCGATATTAAG ACCATCCTGGTACAGTACACGCGGGCCGTCCTGAAGGAGACGCCGTACCCAAGTCTTCATGGGTACGTGTATGACATGGAGCGGTCTTTCCTCATGACGCGGCTCTACTGGAGGAGGAGCCACTGCCGGCTGCTCGAGAAGGTGACAACCTGCAAGAGGTTCAAGCACTACGACCTGGCGGAGGCTTGCTTCAAGTACCGCTGCCTGGGTTTCGCTACCGTGTGGTCGTACAGCTAA